The Saprospiraceae bacterium genome includes a window with the following:
- a CDS encoding killer suppression protein HigA codes for MAKSFGQLARKVNQRLKDLTDADNLAIMRTIPAARCHELTGGRKGELAVDVSVNYRMIFEPLHDPIPLKDDGGLNWEEITKIQINEIEDYH; via the coding sequence ATGGCAAAATCCTTTGGTCAGTTGGCTCGTAAGGTAAATCAAAGACTTAAAGACTTAACCGATGCAGACAATTTAGCGATTATGAGAACCATTCCGGCAGCAAGATGCCACGAACTGACAGGAGGCCGAAAAGGCGAATTAGCGGTAGATGTTTCAGTCAACTACCGAATGATTTTTGAGCCATTGCACGACCCAATACCCTTAAAAGACGATGGTGGTTTGAATTGGGAAGAAATCACCAAAATTCAGATTAACGAAATTGAAGACTACCATTAA
- a CDS encoding ImmA/IrrE family metallo-endopeptidase encodes MATTLQIAKSLLSPPGDTIQEHIDFIGMSQAELAERMGRPKEKINDIIKGREPITTATAFQLEKVLGIPASFWLNREKTYRKELYELQQQEELEKDKDWLCAFPVNEMRKFGWLPDTREKHVLVDNLLKFFCVASTDEWERIYVDEEVSVAFRVSLAHTQSPHAISAWLRKGEIQAKEIEMAEFDKKKFKDSLAEIKEMAFLMPEDFTQQLQNICAKCGVAVVFTQNLPKAPISGATRWFHNKPIIQLSGRFRTNDHFWFTFFHEAAHIILHGKKDIFLENVEGTEIDQEKEEEANAFAAKLLLTENELQHIIEAAPLTEEMIYEFAEKFRTPAGVIIGRLQHLKLIPFHIGNGFRQKIDLFN; translated from the coding sequence ATGGCAACAACACTCCAAATAGCAAAATCATTACTCTCCCCTCCTGGCGACACTATTCAGGAGCATATTGATTTTATTGGTATGAGCCAAGCCGAACTTGCCGAAAGAATGGGCAGACCAAAAGAAAAAATAAATGACATCATCAAAGGAAGAGAGCCAATCACAACGGCAACTGCTTTTCAATTGGAAAAAGTTTTGGGCATTCCTGCAAGCTTTTGGTTGAACAGAGAAAAGACATACCGCAAAGAACTTTACGAACTGCAACAACAGGAAGAACTTGAAAAAGATAAAGACTGGTTGTGTGCTTTTCCTGTAAATGAAATGAGAAAATTCGGTTGGCTTCCCGACACAAGGGAAAAACATGTTTTAGTTGATAATTTGCTAAAATTCTTTTGCGTGGCTTCAACTGACGAATGGGAACGAATATATGTAGATGAAGAAGTTTCAGTTGCGTTTAGAGTTTCTTTGGCTCATACACAAAGCCCTCATGCCATTTCTGCATGGTTGCGTAAAGGAGAAATACAAGCCAAAGAAATTGAAATGGCAGAGTTTGATAAAAAGAAATTCAAAGATTCATTAGCGGAAATTAAAGAAATGGCTTTTTTGATGCCTGAGGATTTTACGCAACAATTGCAAAACATTTGTGCCAAATGTGGTGTGGCGGTTGTGTTTACGCAAAACTTGCCCAAAGCACCCATAAGTGGAGCTACACGTTGGTTTCATAACAAACCTATTATTCAACTTTCTGGCAGGTTTAGAACCAACGACCATTTTTGGTTTACATTTTTCCACGAAGCGGCTCACATCATTTTACATGGTAAAAAAGATATTTTCTTAGAAAATGTAGAAGGGACAGAAATAGACCAAGAGAAAGAAGAAGAAGCAAATGCCTTTGCCGCTAAACTACTATTAACTGAAAACGAATTGCAACATATTATAGAAGCTGCTCCATTAACCGAAGAAATGATTTATGAGTTTGCCGAAAAATTCAGAACACCAGCAGGGGTTATCATTGGCAGATTGCAACATTTAAAACTCATTCCATTTCATATTGGCAATGGTTTCAGACAAAAAATTGATTTGTTTAATTAA
- a CDS encoding M15 family metallopeptidase, translated as MLLIYFRFLFLALFINACDQPKDDKTSAIEIIDTNDDSEQPILDKEIHLDSFDLKYITGRFDPSSHPDFQLIPIKYADREGQYLRKDVLAAFIKMYDSAAKEGIYFKIRSATRNFESQKRIWENKWTGETKLENGLNAAKDIADDVLRAKKILEYSSMPGTSRHHWGTDIDINSFDNKWFEKGEGFKLYNWMTNHAASFGFCQPYTKIGVDRPSGYFEEKWHWTYMPVSSGLTETALKILKDDIITGFKGADTAVNIEVVKNYVLGINKDCR; from the coding sequence ATGTTGTTGATTTATTTCAGATTTCTGTTTCTCGCACTTTTCATCAATGCTTGTGACCAACCAAAAGATGACAAGACATCTGCAATTGAAATAATAGATACAAATGACGATTCAGAACAACCGATTTTGGATAAAGAAATTCATTTAGACAGTTTTGACCTGAAATATATCACGGGAAGATTTGATCCGTCCTCACACCCCGATTTTCAATTGATTCCCATAAAATATGCCGACAGAGAGGGTCAGTATCTGAGAAAGGATGTTCTGGCTGCTTTTATTAAAATGTACGATTCTGCTGCTAAAGAAGGTATTTATTTTAAAATACGTTCAGCCACCCGTAATTTTGAGAGTCAAAAAAGAATCTGGGAAAATAAGTGGACAGGAGAAACCAAATTAGAAAACGGACTGAATGCAGCAAAGGATATCGCAGATGATGTACTACGTGCTAAAAAAATACTCGAGTACAGTTCTATGCCCGGCACGTCCCGCCATCATTGGGGTACGGATATTGATATCAATTCATTTGACAATAAATGGTTTGAAAAAGGGGAAGGATTTAAGTTGTACAATTGGATGACAAATCATGCTGCGTCTTTTGGCTTTTGCCAACCTTACACTAAAATCGGGGTAGATCGCCCGTCCGGTTATTTTGAAGAAAAATGGCATTGGACCTATATGCCTGTTTCATCCGGATTAACAGAAACAGCCTTAAAAATATTAAAGGATGACATCATCACCGGATTTAAAGGTGCAGATACTGCTGTTAATATTGAAGTAGTCAAAAATTACGTTTTGGGTATAAATAAGGATTGCAGATAA
- a CDS encoding MATE family efflux transporter, with amino-acid sequence MAQLTSLKVDTSVKGIIALTLPISMAKLIPELNYLFNAAFLGQLGNVELALAGITGVYYLIFAAIGYGLNNALLAIMSRRAGEDNRSQIFSTLWHGLIIAFFLATIFVILTGILLKPILVMSDIEPESIGMITSYLNIRMLGLFFLYAMQMQNAYIISLQKSKYLIIVAVIESFANLVLDYGLIFGHFGLPELGFNGAAYASVISEIIGMLTVFLIIRYYRLSQINGIIHDWKIKWKTFRLVWTQGFPLMSQYAISTMAWWIFFLLVSRNYNYNEQAVSQVMRNLFGLSGVFSWAFGSSTNTIISNLIGQGKVSQIFPTLNKILKICVSGMLIFVVFINIFPTLFLSVFGQDDAFIQLGIGPLRIVSIAMLILCVGVVWLNAVVATGKTKVVFFIEFVGIMSYLSYIWLTIEVFKLGLNIAWMSEWVYWSVLFSLSFWYLRKGDWRIIEKY; translated from the coding sequence ATGGCACAGCTCACTTCCTTAAAAGTAGATACATCCGTTAAAGGCATTATAGCACTGACTTTGCCTATCAGTATGGCTAAGCTCATTCCCGAACTAAATTACCTGTTTAATGCAGCATTTTTAGGCCAACTGGGAAATGTTGAGTTGGCATTGGCCGGAATCACAGGAGTATATTATCTGATTTTTGCTGCTATCGGATATGGACTCAACAATGCCTTACTCGCTATCATGTCCCGCAGAGCCGGTGAAGACAACAGATCACAGATATTCTCAACGCTGTGGCATGGACTGATTATTGCTTTTTTCCTTGCCACAATATTCGTGATACTCACGGGTATTTTGCTTAAACCGATATTGGTGATGAGCGATATTGAGCCGGAAAGTATCGGAATGATTACTTCTTACCTCAATATCAGAATGCTGGGACTATTTTTTCTGTACGCTATGCAAATGCAGAATGCCTATATCATCAGCCTTCAGAAAAGTAAATATCTCATCATCGTTGCCGTGATAGAATCCTTTGCCAATTTAGTCCTGGATTACGGACTGATATTTGGCCACTTCGGACTTCCTGAACTCGGTTTTAATGGTGCTGCATATGCTTCTGTTATTTCAGAAATCATTGGTATGCTGACCGTATTTTTGATTATCAGATATTATCGTTTGTCACAAATAAATGGAATCATCCACGACTGGAAAATAAAGTGGAAAACCTTCCGACTGGTATGGACGCAGGGATTCCCGTTGATGAGTCAGTACGCTATCAGCACGATGGCGTGGTGGATATTTTTTCTTCTGGTGAGTCGTAATTATAATTACAATGAGCAGGCGGTATCACAGGTGATGAGAAATCTTTTTGGTTTGAGTGGTGTTTTTTCCTGGGCATTTGGTTCATCTACCAATACTATCATAAGTAATCTCATCGGGCAGGGAAAGGTATCGCAAATCTTCCCGACACTAAACAAAATACTGAAAATCTGTGTCAGCGGAATGTTGATTTTTGTTGTTTTTATTAATATTTTTCCCACGCTTTTTTTAAGTGTTTTCGGGCAGGATGATGCATTTATACAATTAGGTATAGGTCCTTTGAGAATCGTAAGTATCGCAATGCTGATCTTATGTGTTGGTGTAGTTTGGCTCAATGCAGTGGTAGCTACAGGTAAGACAAAAGTTGTTTTTTTTATTGAGTTTGTTGGTATTATGTCATACTTGTCATACATCTGGTTAACCATAGAAGTCTTTAAGTTGGGATTAAATATTGCATGGATGAGCGAATGGGTTTATTGGTCAGTTCTTTTCAGCCTCAGTTTCTGGTACCTTCGCAAAGGAGATTGGCGAATTATCGAGAAATATTGA
- a CDS encoding cytochrome c, protein MKQSLILLLLIAVAIACGNKENNTKQGPKSDKVAVDGAKIYKLNCELCHGPDGKLAANGSKDLTLSDLDLDERILQISKGKGVMVAYENILSLAEIRAVAQYTMTLK, encoded by the coding sequence ATGAAACAAAGTCTCATTTTACTTTTATTAATTGCTGTAGCTATAGCTTGTGGCAACAAGGAAAATAATACAAAACAAGGACCCAAAAGTGATAAAGTTGCCGTCGATGGTGCTAAAATCTATAAACTAAACTGTGAATTGTGTCACGGCCCGGATGGGAAACTGGCAGCAAATGGTTCGAAAGACCTGACTTTATCTGATCTGGATCTCGATGAACGAATCTTGCAGATTTCAAAAGGAAAAGGAGTCATGGTAGCGTATGAAAATATTTTGAGTCTTGCTGAAATCAGAGCGGTGGCGCAATACACGATGACATTAAAATAA